A single Zingiber officinale cultivar Zhangliang unplaced genomic scaffold, Zo_v1.1 ctg73, whole genome shotgun sequence DNA region contains:
- the LOC122037736 gene encoding WAT1-related protein At2g40900-like has protein sequence MFLNSSHGCRNRRPSFSFGVMLKIFILAMLGITIQQNVYYVGLHLISPTVASALGNVIPAFTFLLAIVLRMEKLNLKTVRGRAKLAGAIFCITGSLIFTFWKGHFVGGLCYFTYDPTSFRKS, from the exons ATGTTTTTAAACTCATCTCATGGTTGTAGGAATCGAAGACCCAGCTTCTCATTTGGTGTCATGCTAAAAATATTCATTCTTGCTATGTTGGGTATAACAATTCAGCAAAATGTATACTACGTTGGACTCCATCTCATTTCTCCAACTGTTGCCAGTGCCTTGGGCAATGTCATTCCTGCTTTTACTTTCTTATTGGCAATTGTACTGAG GATGGAAAAGCTCAACTTGAAGACTGTAAGAGGGAGGGCCAAGCTTGCAGGGGCCATCTTCTGCATCACTGGTTCCCTGATCTTCACATTTTGGAAAGGTCATTTTGTTGGGGGCCTTTGTTACTTCACCTATGATCCAACTTCATTTCGAAAGTCCTGA